From Triticum urartu cultivar G1812 chromosome 2, Tu2.1, whole genome shotgun sequence, a single genomic window includes:
- the LOC125534155 gene encoding GDSL esterase/lipase EXL3-like, with the protein MLAMRRSCRTALVAAVVVVALAMAPPGVCEKKGPLVTAVIVFGDSIMDPGNNNGLHTVVKANHAPYGKDFANHEPTGRFSNGLIPTDFMAQGLNVKELLPPYLGVEHTREDLLTGVSFASGATGFDPLTPVIVNVISLEQQLAYFDEYRGKLVDIAGEEETRRIIDGALFVVCAGTDDIANTYYTTPLRSAHYDIPAYVDLLLVGVESLLRNVSARGAKRIGFVGLPPIGCVPSQRTMGGGPDRGCVPERNAAARLYNARAQELIRRLGEEDPAGFPTLVFIDIYTVIQDLVDNGARYGFSETTKGCCGTGTNEVAVLCDARFMPVCDDVSEHVFFDSYHPTQRAYKVIVDYIFDHYMQFLNL; encoded by the exons ATGCTGGCgatgaggaggagctgcaggaCGGCCCTCGTCGcagcggtggtggtggtggcccTGGCGATGGCGCCGCCGGGTGTGTGCGAGAAGAAGGGGCCGCTGGTGACGGCGGTGATCGTGTTCGGCGACTCCATCATGGACCCCGGCAACAACAACGGCCTCCACACGGTGGTGAAGGCGAACCACGCGCCCTACGGCAAGGACTTCGCCAACCACGAGCCCACCGGCCGCTTCTCCAACGGGCTCATACCCACCGACTTCATGG CCCAGGGCCTTAACGTGAAGGAACTACTTCCTCCGTACCTGGGCGTGGAGCACACCCGAGAGGACCTCCTCACCGGCGTCAGCTTCGCGTCCGGCGCCACCGGATTCGACCCTCTCACCCCCGTCATCGTG AACGTGATCTCGCTGGAGCAGCAGCTGGCCTACTTCGACGAGTACCGCGGCAAGCTGGTGGAcatcgccggcgaggaggagacGCGGCGGATCATCGACGGCGCGCTGTTCGTGGTGTGCGCGGGCACGGACGACATCGCCAACACCTACTACACCACGCCGCTCCGGAGCGCCCACTACGACATCCCGGCCTACGTGGACCTGCTCCTCGTCGGCGTCGAGTCCTTGCTCCGCAACGTGAGCGCGCGGGGCGCCAAGCGGATCGGCTTCGTGGGGCTCCCGCCCATCGGGTGCGTGCCGTCGCAGCGGACCATGGGCGGCGGCCCGGACCGCGGCTGCGTGCCGGAGCGCAACGCCGCGGCGCGGCTCTACAACGCGAGGGCGCAGGAGCTGATCCGCCGGCTGGGCGAGGAGGACCCGGCCGGGTTCCCCACCCTCGTGTTCATCGACATCTACACCGTGATCCAGGACCTGGTGGACAACGGGGCGCGGTACGGGTTCAGCGAGACGACGAAGGGGTGCTGCGGCACCGGGACGAACGAGGTGGCCGTGCTGTGCGACGCCAGGTTCATGCCGGTGTGCGACGACGTGTCGGAGCATGTCTTCTTCGACAGCTACCACCCCACGCAGAGGGCCTACAAGGTCATCGTCGACTACATCTTCGACCACTACATGCAGTTCCTCAACCTCTGA